The following proteins come from a genomic window of Alicyclobacillus dauci:
- a CDS encoding restriction endonuclease: MIATLMNMHWNKEHKRFEEERRKHQEQREQQIALSRITDVDQMSGLEFEEYLRVLFSKMGYDARTTRASGDFGADVVLTDQEGQLTVVQAKRYSKPVGVKAVQEVHGAKGFYQAEYAIVVTNSSFTKAARDLALKLNVRLIDRHELTELGAQVWD; the protein is encoded by the coding sequence TTGATTGCAACGTTGATGAATATGCACTGGAACAAAGAACATAAAAGATTTGAAGAAGAAAGGAGAAAACACCAAGAACAAAGAGAACAGCAAATTGCCCTGTCCCGTATTACTGACGTTGACCAAATGTCGGGCCTAGAATTTGAAGAATATCTACGAGTTCTGTTTTCAAAAATGGGATACGACGCTAGAACTACACGAGCATCTGGCGACTTTGGCGCTGATGTAGTTTTAACCGATCAAGAAGGACAACTCACCGTAGTCCAAGCGAAACGCTATTCAAAGCCTGTCGGTGTGAAGGCTGTACAAGAAGTACATGGGGCAAAAGGTTTCTATCAAGCCGAGTATGCTATCGTTGTAACGAACAGTTCATTCACTAAAGCCGCCCGGGATTTAGCACTTAAACTGAATGTTCGACTCATAGATCGTCATGAGTTGACTGAATTAGGCGCACAGGTTTGGGATTGA